The sequence TGACCGCGGTGGTTACCGTGGCGGTCGCGATGACCGTGGCGGCGACTACCGCGCGGACCGTGACCCGGTCAAGCGGCTTCCGATCGACGAGGACGTCACCGGCCTCGAGATCGACGCCGATGTGCGTCAGGAGCTCCTGAGCCTGCCCAAGGGCCTGGCCGAGGAAGTCTCCAAGAACCTGGTCATGGTCGCCCGGCTGATCGATGAGGACCCGGAGCAGGCGTACGCGTACTCGCGCATCGCCCTGCGGCTGGCCTCCCGTGTCGCCGCCGTGCGCGAGGCCGCCGGCTTCGCCGCGTACGCGACGCAGAAGTACAGCGAGGCCCTCGCGGAGTTCCGTGCCGCCAAGCGCATGACCGGTTCCGTCGAGCTGTGGCCCGTCATGGCCGACTGCGAGCGCGGCCTCGGCCGTCCGGAGCGGGCGCTGGCCATGGCCGGTGAGCCCGAGGTGCAGAAGCTGGACAAGGCCGGTCAGGTCGAGATGCGCCTGGTCGCCGCCGGTGCCCGGCGGGACATGGGGCAGCTCGAGGCCGCCATCGTGACCTTGCAGAGCCCGGAGCTGGCTTCCAGCTCGGTCCAGCCGTGGACCGCGCGCCTGCGGTACGCCTACGCCGACGCGCTGCTCGCGGCCGGTCGTGAGGACGAGGCGCGCGAGTGGTTCGCCAAGACCCTCGAGGCCGACAAGGACGGGGCGATGGACGCCTCCGACCGGCTCGCCGAGCTGGACGGGGTCGAGTTCGTCGACGCGGCCATGGACGACGAGGACGACGACGAGGACGCTGCCGAGGTCGCGGCGGCCGAGCGGGCCTCCGACGTGGCCGAGTACTACGACGAGGACGACGACGAGTACGAGCCCGTCGAGCAGTCCGAGGCCGACGTGGACGTCGATGCGGACGTCGATGCCGACGAAGACGATGTAGACGACGTAGACGACGAGGTCCGGGACGACTTCGACGCCGACGCCGACGCGGACATGACCGACGAGGTCGTCGTGCTCGAGGACGAGGACGACGAGCAGGACACGGGCCGCGACAAGGCCTGAGCGACGTGAGAAAGGGCGGTACCCCCTCGGGGGTACCGCCCTTTTCCATGTCCGGGGGTGGTCAGTCCAGGCTGCGCAGGACCAGGCCGGTGGCCGGCTTCGGGCCGAAAGAGGTGGACTTGCGGGGCATGGTG comes from Streptomyces sp. NBC_01408 and encodes:
- a CDS encoding tetratricopeptide repeat protein, with the protein product MRQELLSLPKGLAEEVSKNLVMVARLIDEDPEQAYAYSRIALRLASRVAAVREAAGFAAYATQKYSEALAEFRAAKRMTGSVELWPVMADCERGLGRPERALAMAGEPEVQKLDKAGQVEMRLVAAGARRDMGQLEAAIVTLQSPELASSSVQPWTARLRYAYADALLAAGREDEAREWFAKTLEADKDGAMDASDRLAELDGVEFVDAAMDDEDDDEDAAEVAAAERASDVAEYYDEDDDEYEPVEQSEADVDVDADVDADEDDVDDVDDEVRDDFDADADADMTDEVVVLEDEDDEQDTGRDKA